In Dama dama isolate Ldn47 chromosome 26, ASM3311817v1, whole genome shotgun sequence, a single genomic region encodes these proteins:
- the LOC133047301 gene encoding cullin-3-like, whose protein sequence is MSISNTTMDEFRQHLQATGVSLGGVDLTVRVLTTGYWPTQSATPKCNIPPAPRHAFEIFRRFYLAKHSGRQLTLQHHMGSADLNATFYGPVKKEDGSEVGVGGAQVTGSNTRKHILQVSTFQMTILMLFNNREKYTFEEIQQETDIPERELVRALQSLACGKPTQRVLTKEPKSKEIENGHIFTVNDQFTSKLHRVKIQTVAAKQGESDPERKETRQKVDDDRKHEIEAAIVRIMKSRKKMQHNVLVAEVTQQLKARFLPSPVVIKKRIEGLIEREYLARTPEDRKVYTYVA, encoded by the coding sequence ATGAGCATCTCAAACACAACTATGGATGAGTTCAGGCAACATCTACAGGCCACTGGGGTATCTTTAGGTGGTGTTGATCTCACAGTCCGGGTGCTCACAACAGGGTACTGGCCCACTCAGTCAGCCACACCAAAGTGCAACATCCCACCAGCACCAAGACACGCTTTTGAGATATTCAGAAGGTTTTACTTGGCCAAACACAGTGGCCGACAGCTCACACTCCAGCATCACATGGGCTCTGCAGACCTCAATGCCACCTTCTATGGACCAGTTAAAAAGGAAGATGGATCTGAAGTTGGCGTTGGAGGCGCACAAGTAACTGGCTCTAATACACGGAAGCATATATTGCAAGTCTCCACTTTCCAGATGACCATATTAATGCTCTTcaataatagagaaaaatacaCGTTTGAGGAAATTCAACAGGAGACCGATATCCCTGAAAGAGAACTTGTTAGAGCCCTGCAATCCCTCGCCTGTGGTAAACCAACACAGCGGGTCCTCACCAAGGAGCCCAAGTCAAAGGAGATAGAAAATGGTCACATATTTACAGTTAATGATCAGTTCACGTCCAAACTACACAGAGTcaagattcaaacagttgctgcCAAGCAAGGTGAATCTGACCcggaaaggaaagaaacaaggcAGAAAGTGGACGACGACAGAAAACACGAGATAGAAGCTGCTATAGTGCGGATAATGAAATCTAGGAAGAAAATGCAGCACAATGTGTTAGTAGCAGAGGTAACTCAGCAGTTGAAGGCGCGATTCTTACCAAGTCCAGTTGTTATTAAAAAACGTATCGAAGGACTTATTGAGAGAGAATATTTGGCACGAACACCTGAGGATCGCAAAGTATACACATATGTAGCATAA